The nucleotide sequence CGATAGGGCGGTATCGAGGTGCGATAATTGCGCGGCCCAACTCCGGTCAGCGGATGGTCCTGGATCATTCGCACCGTGCTCTCCCAAGTCAGGATGCGCTCGAGGTTGACCCCGGTACGCCCCATGCTCATCACCCGACGCTGCAGCGACGGGCTGGCCAGCGAGAGCACCAGCCCAACTCCGACCCCGACCAGCAGCAGCGTCATCAGCGCCCGGCGTCCGCGTTGATAGCCCAGGAACAGCGCGCCGCAGAACAGGCCGACCCAGGCACTGCGCGCATAGGTAAAGAACAGCGCGAGCAGGATCGGCAACGAGCCGAGCATCAGCCACAGCTTCTGGCGGATGTGGCTGTCCCAGGGCCGTCGTACTTTTCCCAACGCGATCTTGAACGGAAAGCTCAGCGGCTCAAAGTCCGACCGTGTGCGCTGGAAGTAAAGCCCGAGGGCCACGGCCAGCACCATCGCCAACACGTTGCCCAGGGTCAGGTGATGCGAAAAAAACCCCATGGCGTGATACGTGATGCCCAACTCGGGAAGATCCTTGAGGTTGTCTTTGACCGGATAACTGAGCCAACCGACCCAGTGCTGAATCACTCCCATTACGCCGATGGGCACCGCACCGACGAACAGTAGTCCCAAAGCTGTGCGCACGTGCGACACGCTGAGAAACGTCGCGACGATCAACGGCGTAAACAGCACCCAGTTATCCAGCAGCCCTTTGATCGCACGCTCGCGGTCCACGGCCGCCAAGGTGGCGATAATCGCCGCCAGAATGAACGCCAGAATCGGCGCCAGCAGGCGCATGCCGCCTGGTCGCGGATCGCGGCGCGCCACGGCGCGCACCACGTAGGCCGCCACGGCCAATCCCAGACCGATCTGCGCCAGGGAGATTGAGACCGCGGCGAACACGAAGTACATCAGCACGCCGATCAGGCCCAGATCGCTCATGGCGCAGGCTGTTCCGTGCTCCAAAATCGGCAGCGCGCAAACTTCCTCAAGGCCGCTTCGTGCGCGGTCGCGCCGGGCCTCGATGGTAAATTTATCGAGTACCAGCTTACGTGCTTGAGCGCCGCGCTCGCGCGTCTGTTCTAGATTGTCCAGCGCCTCGCTCAGCGCTCCCTCGAGCTGTGTCCGGTCGCCGCAATCGATCAGCCAGCCGCTCCGGCCATTCTCCACCTGGTCCGGCACTGCTCCGACCCGAGTTGCAATTGTGGGAACGCCGCCGGCCGCAGCCTCAAGTACCGCACGACAGGTGCCGTCGCTCCCCTCGCCGAGCAGCACCAGCACGTCCAGCCGCCGCAAGAGCGCCGGCAGATCTTGGTCCACGAACCCGAGGAACAGCACGCGGTCCGCGCAGCCCAATCCGCGCGCCGTCTGCTCCAACTCCTCCCGGCCCTCGCCGCGGCCCACGATCAGCAGCCGCGCGTCCGGGAAGCGTCCGCCGAGCGAGTCGAACGCCTCGAGCAACATCTGGTGTCCGCGTCCGGCCTTGATCCGCGAGACAATGCCCACGGCCGGCGCGCCCGCGGGCAGCCCGTCGATCAACAGCGGCTCCACGCTGGGCGCGAAACGTTGGCAATCGACACCGCCGCCCAGCAGCTTGATCCGCGCCGGATCAAGCCCCGGATAGCTCTTCAACAGCTCTTGGCGTTGGGGCGTACCCACGCTGAAAATTCCGTCAGTCGATTCGAAGAGTCGCGCGTGGACCGGCCTGCGACGCGATTGGGCCGAAGTGTGCAACGTGCGCACAATGCGGAAGCGCGTGCGGCTCAGACGCCTCGCCAGTGCGGCGATCCAGTGGTCGTGGCTTAGTTGGCACCAAACCACGTCAATCCCCTGGTTGCGCACAAAGCGCGCCAGGCTGCGCGCGTCGGCGAGCATGCGCAACGGCCGTAGCGGCTTGCGCGAAAGCGACAGCTCGGGAGTTGCCTTGAGACCCAGCTCCGATATTTTAGTTTCGAGGGTTCCGGGGCGCGAGCGGTCGAACGCCACCCAGACCTCGTCGCCCTGTGCGGCGAGCATCGCGGCAGTGGTCAACGTGGGCTCGGCCGCGCCGGTCCAGTGGTGTTGGCTCAGGCAGACCAGCAGCTTCAAGGGCGACTATCCAAAATCTCCAGCGTGGCGGCGACCACCTGCTCCACGCTGATGCGATTGATGCACCGCGGGTCCGGACACTCGTGCTTCCAGCACGGTCCGCAATCGACCTCGTGGGTCAATACACGCGATGGCTCGACCAGCGGCCCGACCCGTTGCGGATCGCTGGGGCCGAACAGCGCGACCACCGGCGTGCCCATCACCGCCGCGATATGCATCGGTCCCGAATCGCTGCCCAAATAGAGCGCGCAACGCGACAGCAAGTGCGCCAGGGCCTGCAGCGCGGTTGGCGGCGCGATCAGCGCCCCAGCCTTCGATCCTTTGGCCACGATTTGCGCCAGCTCCTCTTCTCCTGGCCCCCAGATCACCAGCGGAGTATAGCCGCGTTGCGCCAGCTCGCGGGCCACCGCGCCGTAGCGCTCGGGATCCCAGCGTTTGGTCGGCCAGCTCGCCGCCGGATTTATCGCCACCACGCGACCAGAATCCAGCCGTTGCTCGGCAAAGAAACGATCGACCTCCAGCTTTTCAACCTCTGGAACATAAAGCCCCGGCGGCTCCAGGCAGCGCTGTGCGCCCGCAGCCTGAACAAGCGCCATGTACTTCTGCACCGCGTGGAGATCGTCGGGCTGCGGCGTGACCAACACGTTGTTGAACAGCCGGCTGCCCTCGCGCCACTTGTCAAAGCCGATGCGCAACGGCGCATTAGAGGCCAGACTGAAGATCCCGGACTTGAGCAGCGTCTGAAAGTCGATGGCAATGTCGTAGGGCTGTTCGCGTAGCGGGCCGACGGTGCTCAGCAGTTTGCCGTAGGCCTTGCGCAGACCCAGTGCGCGCAGGTCGCTCATAAATCCCACGCGGTTGAACACGTGGACCTGATCCAGGTCCGGATGTCCCACCACAACCTTGGCGCTCTTGCCTTCGACCACCCAGCCGATGTGCGCTGTGGGAAAGCTGCGGCGCAGAGCGTGCAGCGCGTAGAGCGTGTGCACGCAATCGCCCACCGCGCCGAGTTTGACGATCAAAATCCGCATCAGTCCACCAGGCTCCAATAGAACTGCGCCACCTGACGCGCCATGGATTGCGGAGAGAACTCGGCCGCAAACTCGCGCCCTCCCCCTGCCAACCGCGCGGCGAGCTTTTCATCGGAGAGGATCGTGACTATCTTGTCGGCGATGTCTGCGGGGTCGCGATTTTGGGCCAACAGTCCGCTGGACCCGTCGGACACGGCCTCGACCTGCCCTCCGGCGCGGGTCGCCACAACCGGCAGCCCGGCCAGGGATGCGTCGAGCAGTGAGGTGTTTAGCCCCTCAAGGTGGCTTGTCGAGACGTAGAGGTCCGCGGCGGCCAGCAGGTCGGGCACATCGTCGCGGAACCCCAGCAGCTTCACCCGATCGCCGAGGCCGAGCCCGTTGATCTGCTGCTCGAGCTCCTTGCGCAGTTCCCCGTCGCCGGCCACTGCGCAGGTCAGGTCGGCAAAGCGCGCCAACACCGTAGGCATCGCCTCGATTAAAAACTGGTGTCCCTTGTGATCGACCAGCGCACCGACGTTGAGCAGCAGCTTGTCTGTGGATTCGAGCCCCAGCTCGGCGCGCACCCGCTCCCGCGCGTCGTCCGCCGGCGGTCGGTATTCCACGGCCGAGTGCACGACCAGAATCTTTCCCGCGTCAATGCCGCTTTGGATCAGCACGTCGCGCACCGCCTTGCTGATCGCAACGTAGCCGTCCACCGCTCTGTACTTCCAGCGGTTGAGCGCGTCCTCTCCTGGCTTGAAATCGACGCGGCGGTGGACCACGACCCGCCCGCCGGGAACGTCGCGCGCGGCGAGCAGCGCCAGGGTGTGCGCGTGGCTGGAATGGGCGTGGAGAATGCGTATCCCCTGTTCGCGGGCGATCTTGGCGATGCGTCTGGCAGCCAATAAATCGAGCTCGCCGAACACGCGCATGGTGCTCACCGGCATGCGCAGCTCCTCGAAGCGCTCGGCGATCGGCGTACCCGGTCGCGAGACTAAAAAAGCCTGGTGCCCTACGGCGCGCAGCTCGCGCACCAGGAACAGCACCTGGCGTTGTCCGCCGCGCCAAGTGCGCTCGAGGTCGATGTGCAGGCTAGGGATCTTCTTGGGCATCAGATCACCCCGTTGCGTCGCGCGAGCATCAGCAGCGCTGCCATCGCCTGGTCCACGCCCAGCTCGTTCATGCAGTTGAAATGTTTTTCCGGACAGCGCTGGTGTCCGTGGGGTCCGCACGGTCGGCATGCCAGCCCCTCGCGCTGCACGATCTCGCAGTTCGCGGTGTACGGCGCGTAGCCTTGCTCGGGAACGGTCGAGCCGAACAGCGCAAGCAGCGGCACGTTGCAGGCCACGGCCAGGTGCATCGGTCCCGAATCGTTGGTCACGTAGAGCGCCAGTCGCGAGATCAGCGCCGTAAGCTCGGCGATCGTCGTGCGCCCGGCCAGATTGGTTACGCCCGCGTTGCACATCGCCAGCACGTCGTTGCAAAGCGCGGAGTCGTCCGCTCCGCCGATCAGCAGCACCCGCATCCCGGTCTGATCCACAATCCGATTTATCAGCGCGGCGAATCGATCAGGCGGCCAGCGCTTAGTGGCCCAGACGCTGGAAGGGCTGACCCCGACCAGCGCCGCGTCCGAATCGATGGCGCAATCGGCCAGCAGTCGCTCAACGGATTGCTGCGCATTCTGTTCGATCCCCAGGCTCAGCCGCGGTTTCCGGGGAACCGCGATGCCCACCGCAGGCAGCAGCGAGAGTACGCGTTCAACCTCGTGCAACGCCGGGTCGCGCCCGACCGTCTGCGTATAGAGCCGAGCGCCCACCGCGTCGTCGAACCCCACGCGTTGCGGGATGCCCGCCAGCCGCAGAGTCAGCGCGCTGCGCAAAGAGCGATGGGGAGATAGCGCCAAATCGTAGTTCGCGCGTCCCAAACGCGCTGCGGAAAGCAGCGAGCCGATCGGGCCGCGGTCCTTACCACGCTTGTCCAGGGGCACCGCACGCGCTCCCGACGGATGTGCCGCCAGCAACGGCACGAACTCCGGCCGCACCAGCACGTCGATCGTGGTCGCGGGCCAGGCCGAACGCAGGGCGTCGAGCAGCGGCGTGGTCAGGGCCACGTCGCCCAAATACGCGGTCTGCACCACCAGCACGGACTCAGGTTCCACGTCCGCGCTCCCAGAGTTTGGCGTATTTGAGGAACACGTAGTACGAGCTCAGCGCGCAGACCAGCAGGCCTGGTAAGCCGTCGAGCACACCGAGCTTGAGTACGTACTTCTTAAAAAAAGTCCAGATCGGTCGCCCGACGATGTCGTTGATCGTCGCCCTGCGCCCCAGTTTGGCCAGTCGGTCGGCGCCGATGGTGGTGTAGCGGTCGATCACGGCCAGGTGATGCGAGATGTCGCGGTAGGTGTAGTGCAGCAGGTCGCCCTCAAGCCTACGCTGCGGGCCCTGGACCCGAATGAAGTCGTGGGGATCGATCCCCTCCCAGCGCGCGTTGCGGCGGTCGAACAGCCGCACCCGTCGGTCCGGGTACCAGCCGCAGTGGTCGATCCAGCGGCCGAGGTAAAACGCCCGGCGGCTGACCTCGAACCCGGACACAGCGGGCTCTGCCGCCATCGCCGCCTTGATCGAGGTGGCCAGCTCGTCGCTGATCCGCTCGTCCGCGTCGATCGAGAGGATCCAGTCGTGCGCGGCGTTGTCGATGGCAAAGTTCTTCTGCGCCACGTGGCCGGGCCACTGGTTGTGCAGCACCCGGGCTCCGGCCTGCTGCGCCAGGCTCACGGTGTCGTCAACGCTGCCCGAGTCGACCACCAGCAATTCATCGCAGAACTCCACGCTACGCAGAGCATCGACGATGTTGTTCGCCTCGTCCCTGGTGATGATTACGGCCGAGATCGGCTGCATCGCGGGCTGCGAATCAGGCTCCGCCGACCTTTTGCGCGTCCTTGCGGAACTGCTCGATTCCCAGGTCGGTCAGCGGATGCGAAAGCAGTTTGGCGAGCACGCTGAAGGGCAACGTGATTCCGTCAGCTCCGGCCAGGCCGCTTTCGATCAGGTGCAGCGGGTGGCGTACCGAGGCGACGATGATCTGCGTAGGCAGCTCGTAAGCGTCGTAGAGCGCGGCTGATTGACGGATCATCTCCATGCCGTCGGTGGACACGTCGTCGAGCCTGCCCACGAACGGGCAGATGAAACGCGCGCCAGCCTTGGATGCGATCAGGGCCTGGGAGGCGCTGAAGATCAGGGTGGCCGCGCAGTCGATCCCCTCGGAGCTCAGACGATGGATCGCCTCGACCCCGGGCATGCCGATCGGAATTTTTACAACTACATTGTCGGCAATGGCGTGTAGCTCGCGCCCCTCGGCCACGATGGCGTCGGCCTCGCTGCTTACCGGCTCGGCCAGCACCGGGCCGCTAAAAACCGCGCAGATCTCGCTGATCCGCGTGTGGTGATCCGCGCCCTGCTTCATAATCAGGGTCGGGTTGGTGGTCACGCCGTCGCACAGCCCCAGCGACGCCGCGCGTGTGATCTCGTCTACGTTTGCGCTATCGATGAATATCAACATTTCCTGATGACCTCCCGGTCTAATCAACTTCCATTTGTCGAACCAATTGCGCCAGCTGCGCACTCTGTTCCAGCAGCCGGTCCAACGTCCCCAGATCGATCATGCTCGCCGCGTCGCAACGCGCGCTGGACGGCTCGGGATGAGCCTCAAGAAACAGTGCGTTGGTGCCCGCCGCCACGGCCGCGCGCGTCAGGTGCGGCACGAACTGCGGCTCGCCTCCGCGCGGGTCCGCGCTGGGAATGCCGTAGATGCGCACGATGTGCGTCGAGTCGTAGACCACCGGGCATCCCAGGTCCTGCATGATCGGGATGCAGCGCAAATCCGACACCAGCCGGTTGTAGCCGAAGCACGAGCCGCGCTCGGTGAGCAGCACCTGATCGCACCCCGCATGGCGCAGCTTGCCCACGGCCGAGGACATGTTCTCCGGCGCGAGGAACTGCCCCTTCTTGACGTTGACCGGCTTCCCCGCGGCGCCTGCCGCGAGCATCAGGCTTGTCTGCTGGCAGAGGTAGGCCGGGATCTGCAGCACATCGAGCACCTCGGCCGCGGCCGCGATGTCCTCGATGCGGTGGATGTCGGAAAGCACGGGCACGCCGATCTGCGCTTTGATCTGCGCCAGCTGTTCCAGTCCGTCGTGCAGCCCCGGGCCCAGGTAGCCGGTGGCCGAACCGCGGTTGTCTTTCTCGTAACTGGCCTTGAACACGTAGCCCACGCCCAGCTTTCGACACAGCTTGCTTACGTGCTCGGCCACGCGCAGGGCCACGTCGATGTCCTCGAGCACGCACGGCCCGCAGATCAGGGCCAGCGGATGTCCGCGGCCGATGGGGACGTCGCCGATTGTTACGTTCTTCATCATGCTATTTCTCGGGCGGCCAGGGTTGGGCTTCGTCGATCAGGAAGTTGGCGATGCCCTCCTGCACCAGGTAGATCTTGCTGCACGCCTCGCAGATAAATCCCTCGGGCTCGAAGTGATCAACCAGCTCGCCGTGACATTTGGGGCAGACCAGGATCTGCCGGATATCGGGTTTGAGGTCCGCCGGAATCCGCTGTGCGGCCATCTCAGCCGTAGATGTGTTTGATCCATTCCCACTCATTGCCAAGCCCCTCCCTGAGATCGACATGCGGAGCGAAACCCAGATCGGCCGCTGCCCGCGAGATGTCGGCGGCCGTATGCCGCACGTCACCCTTGGCAGTCTGCCGACGCTGAACCACCGGCATACTGCCGGCGATCTGCTGGATCAGCTCGATAACCGAGTTCATGTCGGTTCGGTTTCCGCCACCGAGATTATACACCGCCCCGTCGGTTCCATTGAGCGCGGCGAGGAGATTCCCCTCGACGATGTCCGAGATATAGGTGAAATCGCGAGTCTGCATCCCGTCGCCGTAAAGCTCGAATTCATCCTGCAGCAGCGCGGAACGCAGTAGCCGATGGAACGCCATGTCCGGCCGCTGACGCGGCCCGAAGACCGTGAAGTAGCGCAGGGCCACGGCGGGCACGCCGTAGTTGCGCTGATAGAGTAGACAAAGGTGCTCGGAGGCGAGCTTGGTCACGCCGTAGGGCGACATCGGTGCGGGCCGCGCATCCTCGCTTGTGGGCAGCGCCTCGGCGTCGCCGTAAACCGAGCTGGACGAGGCGAACACCAGCCGCCTAAGCTCGCGGCCCTTGCACTGCTCGAGCAGCATCTGCGTGCCCAGCAGGTTGTGGTGGGTGTAGACCGCGAACTGCTTGCCCCAACTGGCGCGCACCCCGGCCTGAGCCGCCTGGTGAAAGATCAGCTCCACGCCGTCCAGGGCCGTACCGAGCTCTTCGCGCGCCAGGTCGAGCTCGAGAAACTCGAAGCGCGCGTGGCCTAGGACCGAGCTTAAGTTGTCGTGCTTAATCCGCGGGTCGTAGTAGTCGGTGAAGCAGTCCACACCAACCACGTCCATGCCCTCGTTGAGCAGTCGTTGGGCCAGGTGCGACCCGACGAATCCCGCCACTCCGGTTACCAGCGCCTTCACTGTCGATTCATCCTCATCTTGATGCTCCTGATGACCTCGCTGGTCAGCGGATCGACCCTTGTGCCGCAGACCTCCACGGCCGCACCGCACTGCCGGGCCGACTCGCGAAATTCATCGTCGTTGCCGGGCCTGATCGCAAGTATATCCGGCTTCAGCGCCAACAGCGCATCCGTCGGACCAGGCCGATCGACAACGAACACCCGGTCCACGCACTGCAAGTGCGCCACCAGCTCCTTGCGCACCTCAAGCGGCTCCAGCGGCCGCCAGGAATCCAGCCGCTCCTTGGCCAGCTCGTCCGAGTATAAGCCAACATACAGCTCGTCACACAGCGCGGCAGCCATTTGCAAATAGCGCAGCTGCCCGATGTGCAGCAGGTCGAATGCGCCCAATGCCACGGCTGCCCTGCGGCCGGACCGTTGCAACTGCTCGATCGCAGCGGCCGCGCCCGGCAGGTCGACGATCTTGGATTGCGCTTTGCGCGGCGAGCGCCGTATACGGTCGGTTGAAAGCGCCCAGTCCACGCCCTGGGCCAGATCCCCGGCCACGCGCTGGGGCAGCGGCCCACCGTGCTCGCGCAGGTGTTCGAGATTGGCGATTCCCATGCCGCTGAGCAGCAGCACGGCACTCACGGCACAGCCTCGGCCCAGCCCCACGTCCGAGAGCTTGTCGCCGAACATCAGGCTCGCCTCGAGGTCGATCTGGAAATCAAGGCAGGCCTGATCGATCATGCCGGTTGCGGGCTTGCGACAGCCGCACTCCATTGCGTATTGCTCGACCTTGCCATCGGGCAGATGCGGGCAATGATAAAAGCGGTCAATGCGGGCTCCCTGCTCGGCCAGCATCTGGGCCAGCCGACGGTTGACCTGTTCGAGCTGTTCAGGCTCGATCAGCCCACGCGCGATTCCCGATTGGTTGCTGACCACGATCACCAACCAGCCAGCCTCGTTGAGGCGCACAATGGCCTCGGCCGATCCCGGGATCAGCTCCAACTGCTCGACATCACACAGATAGCCCTTATCAACGTTGATGGTCCCGTCGCGGTCGAGAAATGCGGCCGGCCTGCTCATCTTAGCCCTTGATCAAGGCGATCAAGCCCTCGAGGTCGTCGAATTCCATTTGTACGTCCACAACCAGGGTCATTGGTATCCCTTTTTGCCGCAAACCCTGTGAAGAAAGCCGCACCGCGTCCTTGGCGGTCGTCAGAGTATAGGTCAATCCATCAGGCGTCGCAAGCGCGGCCAACTCTTCGTAATCACGGACCAAATAGCGATGGTGGTCGCCGAAGTCGCGCCGCGCGATCACCTGTACGCCAAGCCCCTGCACAGTGTTGTCAAACCCTCCGGAATCGGCCAAACCGCAAAACGAAAGCACCTTTTGTCCTCTGATTTCATCTAGATCGACCGGACTACCGTCTTCGAGCCGCCGCAGGCCGACCGTTGATAGTCGGCTTTGGAACACCGGCGTTTGCCCGGCCAGCCGATGCACCCACTGCAGCAGATCGTCATCGGCCGGGCCCTTGGAGAGCACGATCGCCTTGGCGCGCTTAAGCTGCGTCAGCGGTTCACGTAGCGGACCGGCGGGCAGCAGCCGACTGTTGCCAAAACCGTTGACCGCGTCGATCAACAGCAGGTCCAGGTCGCGCTGCAACCGACGATGGGAGAACCCGTCGTCCATCAGCACGATCTCGCAGCCGAAATGCCGCACCAGGTGTTCCGCAGCCAGGCAGCGGTCGGCTGCCACGTACAGCGGCACCTCGGGTACGCTCTGGGCAATCAGCCGCGGCTCGTCGCCCGCGACCTGCGCATCGACCAGCGGACCGTTCCCCGCGCAGACCAGTGCGCCGCGCCTCGATCCGCTGCCCCCGTAACCCCGGCTGACGATCCCTACCTTGGCGCCATCGGAGTGCAACCGCCGGGCCAGCGCGATTACCGTGGGGGTCTTGCCCGCTCCGCCCACGCTGATATTGCCCACGCAGACCGTACGCGCCTGCACGCGATGGGTGGGCAACAGGCCGTGATCGTAGGCTGCGTTGCGCAGACCGATTGCCGCGCCGTAGCAAGCGGCCGCGACCCGGGCGATCGGCACCAGGGGGCCGGGCTTGAGCCACACGGGCGGCAATGCCGGTGTCGGCTCCTGATTCATCTCAGCGGAAGACTTGGAGAACCTTGATGATCACGCCCGATTGCTTGCTGTTGACCGCGAAAAGTTGATCGAGCTCGCCCGCGTCGAGAAAGATCCCGCCGCAGTGCGTGCACTTGTCGACCTTGACTCCCATGAACTCGATTTCGACCAGCTCCATTCCGTCCTTGGGGCAGCGCATCCAGTGGGTCTGTTTGAGCTGATCGCGCTGGTCCTGCTCGAGCTGCGCCTCGCGCTGCTGCGCCAGTTTCCGCTGACGCTCGTACTCCTGGCGTGCGAAGTACTCGTCCTCGTTCTTCTTGCCGATCTTGGGATCCATTTTGCCTCCGCCAATAACATTTACATAATGACGCCCACTTATATGGCAGGCGACGCGTAAAAAATCAACGTCAGCCCGAGGAGATCACTAGGCTTGAACATCACTGCCGCTTGGACCAAACTAGGACAGATTTTTTGGAGGAACCACCGATGACCAAAGGCATGTCACGTTTATTGCTCTCACTGTGCTTGGTGTTGCTGATCGCGGTCCCGGCCCTGGCCGCGGACTCGAATCTGCTGAACCGCACTTCGACCACGGTCGAGCCGATCTATCAGGACGCGACCACGGTCGAACTCGCCGTGCGTTTCGGCGGACTCGAAATCGAGCCGACCCAACTGCTGGGATCGAACTTCACCTCGATCGAGATCGACTCCACCGGCGTGCTGGGTGTGGTCGGTGCGCCGCGTGTGCCGGTGCTGCGCCGCTTTGTACGCATCCCGTTCGGCGGCGAGCCGCTGCTGGAGGTGCTCGACGCATCGGGCGCCACGTACAGCGCCGACCAATGGGGCGGCAGCCTGCCGGTGCAGCCTCAGCAGCCGCCCGTGCCCAAGCTGCCCGGAGCGCTGGCCGCGCGCGAGCTGACCGTTGATCGCGAGATCTACGCCTCGGACCGCATGCTGCTGGACGAACTGGCGCAAATCGCCGAGGTCGGCGTGTGGCGCGGCCTGCGCATCGCGCTGATCGAGGTCTACCCGGTCGATCTCAATCCGACCACCAACAGCATCGACTTGCTGCAGAGCATCACGCTCTCGATCTCGGTTCCCGATGCCGACCTGCGGGCTACGGAGCTGGCGCTGGAGCGCTTCAGCGACGAGCGCGAACTCGAGGCCGCGCGGATGCTGCTGATCAATCCTCCCGAAGCGGTCAAGGGCTCCAAGCAGCTCGAGCGCACGATGATGGTAATCGCGCCGCCCGCCCTGAGCGTTGATCCGTCCCTGGACGCCTACCTGGTCTGGAAGCGACTGCTGGGTTACGACGTGCTACTGCTGACCACCGACGTCACGGGCAGCGACGCCAACTCGGTGCGCGCGGCGATTCAGAACGTCTACACCACCTACCCCGTGCCGCTGACCAGCGTGCTGCTGGTAGGCGACACCGATTCGATCGGCTACTTCAACGGCAGCGGCTCGGGCAGCCCGGCCACCGACCTGTACTTCGCTGCGGTCGACGGCTCGGACTACTACCCGGACCTCGATGTCGGCCGCCTGCCGGTGCGCGACGCCTCGCAACTGGGCAACGCGGTGAACAAACTGATGTCCCACGAGCGCGGGCTGTGGACCATCGGCGACGCCTGGATCACCCACGCGACCTTCATGGCGGGGAACGATAATTACGACATCACCGAGGGGACCCACAACCACGTGATCAGCACTTTCCTCGATCCGCGCGTCTGGGTCAGCGACCGGGTCTACGATCACACCTACAACGCCGGACCATCGGACATCACCGCCTCGATCAACGCCGGATCGAGCTTCGTCACCTACTCCGGCCACGGCAGCGAGACCAGTTGGGCCGACGGCCCACCGTACAACCAGAGCCAGGTGCGCGCCCTGAGCAACGCGGTCTATCCCTTTGTTCAGTCCTACGCCTGCCTCACGGGCAAATACGAGGTCAACGAGTCGTTCGCCGAGACCTGGGTTCGCGCCGGAGCTGGCGCCGCGGTCTTCATGGGTAGCTCGGTCTCCAGCTACTGGGACGAGGACGACCTGATGGAACGCGCGGTGTTCGACGGCTACTTCAACGAATCGCTGAGCTCGACCTACGGCATGATGG is from Candidatus Alcyoniella australis and encodes:
- the kdsA gene encoding 3-deoxy-8-phosphooctulonate synthase, yielding MKNVTIGDVPIGRGHPLALICGPCVLEDIDVALRVAEHVSKLCRKLGVGYVFKASYEKDNRGSATGYLGPGLHDGLEQLAQIKAQIGVPVLSDIHRIEDIAAAAEVLDVLQIPAYLCQQTSLMLAAGAAGKPVNVKKGQFLAPENMSSAVGKLRHAGCDQVLLTERGSCFGYNRLVSDLRCIPIMQDLGCPVVYDSTHIVRIYGIPSADPRGGEPQFVPHLTRAAVAAGTNALFLEAHPEPSSARCDAASMIDLGTLDRLLEQSAQLAQLVRQMEVD
- a CDS encoding glycosyltransferase family 2 protein produces the protein MQPISAVIITRDEANNIVDALRSVEFCDELLVVDSGSVDDTVSLAQQAGARVLHNQWPGHVAQKNFAIDNAAHDWILSIDADERISDELATSIKAAMAAEPAVSGFEVSRRAFYLGRWIDHCGWYPDRRVRLFDRRNARWEGIDPHDFIRVQGPQRRLEGDLLHYTYRDISHHLAVIDRYTTIGADRLAKLGRRATINDIVGRPIWTFFKKYVLKLGVLDGLPGLLVCALSSYYVFLKYAKLWERGRGT
- a CDS encoding glycosyltransferase family 9 protein gives rise to the protein MRILIVKLGAVGDCVHTLYALHALRRSFPTAHIGWVVEGKSAKVVVGHPDLDQVHVFNRVGFMSDLRALGLRKAYGKLLSTVGPLREQPYDIAIDFQTLLKSGIFSLASNAPLRIGFDKWREGSRLFNNVLVTPQPDDLHAVQKYMALVQAAGAQRCLEPPGLYVPEVEKLEVDRFFAEQRLDSGRVVAINPAASWPTKRWDPERYGAVARELAQRGYTPLVIWGPGEEELAQIVAKGSKAGALIAPPTALQALAHLLSRCALYLGSDSGPMHIAAVMGTPVVALFGPSDPQRVGPLVEPSRVLTHEVDCGPCWKHECPDPRCINRISVEQVVAATLEILDSRP
- the fsa gene encoding fructose-6-phosphate aldolase — its product is MLIFIDSANVDEITRAASLGLCDGVTTNPTLIMKQGADHHTRISEICAVFSGPVLAEPVSSEADAIVAEGRELHAIADNVVVKIPIGMPGVEAIHRLSSEGIDCAATLIFSASQALIASKAGARFICPFVGRLDDVSTDGMEMIRQSAALYDAYELPTQIIVASVRHPLHLIESGLAGADGITLPFSVLAKLLSHPLTDLGIEQFRKDAQKVGGA
- a CDS encoding glycosyltransferase is translated as MKLLVCLSQHHWTGAAEPTLTTAAMLAAQGDEVWVAFDRSRPGTLETKISELGLKATPELSLSRKPLRPLRMLADARSLARFVRNQGIDVVWCQLSHDHWIAALARRLSRTRFRIVRTLHTSAQSRRRPVHARLFESTDGIFSVGTPQRQELLKSYPGLDPARIKLLGGGVDCQRFAPSVEPLLIDGLPAGAPAVGIVSRIKAGRGHQMLLEAFDSLGGRFPDARLLIVGRGEGREELEQTARGLGCADRVLFLGFVDQDLPALLRRLDVLVLLGEGSDGTCRAVLEAAAGGVPTIATRVGAVPDQVENGRSGWLIDCGDRTQLEGALSEALDNLEQTRERGAQARKLVLDKFTIEARRDRARSGLEEVCALPILEHGTACAMSDLGLIGVLMYFVFAAVSISLAQIGLGLAVAAYVVRAVARRDPRPGGMRLLAPILAFILAAIIATLAAVDRERAIKGLLDNWVLFTPLIVATFLSVSHVRTALGLLFVGAVPIGVMGVIQHWVGWLSYPVKDNLKDLPELGITYHAMGFFSHHLTLGNVLAMVLAVALGLYFQRTRSDFEPLSFPFKIALGKVRRPWDSHIRQKLWLMLGSLPILLALFFTYARSAWVGLFCGALFLGYQRGRRALMTLLLVGVGVGLVLSLASPSLQRRVMSMGRTGVNLERILTWESTVRMIQDHPLTGVGPRNYRTSIPPYREDYNISFTSSAHAHNIYLQVPAEYGLLGLAAFVWLMVAIFRLGLGRVSGRLPPRPDAALHLGATAALVSFMAAGMFQHVFGDEEVMMLFAALAGTLVARGSQDNGDG
- the waaF gene encoding lipopolysaccharide heptosyltransferase II, which gives rise to MEPESVLVVQTAYLGDVALTTPLLDALRSAWPATTIDVLVRPEFVPLLAAHPSGARAVPLDKRGKDRGPIGSLLSAARLGRANYDLALSPHRSLRSALTLRLAGIPQRVGFDDAVGARLYTQTVGRDPALHEVERVLSLLPAVGIAVPRKPRLSLGIEQNAQQSVERLLADCAIDSDAALVGVSPSSVWATKRWPPDRFAALINRIVDQTGMRVLLIGGADDSALCNDVLAMCNAGVTNLAGRTTIAELTALISRLALYVTNDSGPMHLAVACNVPLLALFGSTVPEQGYAPYTANCEIVQREGLACRPCGPHGHQRCPEKHFNCMNELGVDQAMAALLMLARRNGVI
- a CDS encoding glycosyltransferase, which translates into the protein MPKKIPSLHIDLERTWRGGQRQVLFLVRELRAVGHQAFLVSRPGTPIAERFEELRMPVSTMRVFGELDLLAARRIAKIAREQGIRILHAHSSHAHTLALLAARDVPGGRVVVHRRVDFKPGEDALNRWKYRAVDGYVAISKAVRDVLIQSGIDAGKILVVHSAVEYRPPADDARERVRAELGLESTDKLLLNVGALVDHKGHQFLIEAMPTVLARFADLTCAVAGDGELRKELEQQINGLGLGDRVKLLGFRDDVPDLLAAADLYVSTSHLEGLNTSLLDASLAGLPVVATRAGGQVEAVSDGSSGLLAQNRDPADIADKIVTILSDEKLAARLAGGGREFAAEFSPQSMARQVAQFYWSLVD